CGTTACAACACGCTCAATGAATAAGCATTTAGCTTCGGATGCCTCAATGATGGGCATTCGGATCGACGAACTCTCTTTCGCTCCGGTGGTTTTGGCCCCCATGTCGGGTGTCACCGACCTGCCGTTCCGTCGCCTCGTCAAGCGGCTGGGCGCTGGTTTGGTGGTGTCGGAGATGATCGCGAGTCAGTCGATGATCCGGCAGACCAAGGAATCGCTGAAGCTCTCCAGCTCGACGCCGGAGGAGTTCCCCATGGCCGTGCAACTCGCGGGCCACGAGCCGGATGTGATGGCCGAGGCGGCGAGGCTCAATGCCGATCGCGGGGCGGCGATCATCGATATCAATTTCGGCTGCCCGGTGAAGAAGGTGGTCAACAAGCTGGCCGGCTCGGCGATGATGCGGGAGCCGGTTCTGGCGGGGCGCATCATGGCCGCTGTTGTGAAGGCGGTGGACCTGCCGGTGACCATGAAAATGCGCCTGGGCTGGGACGACGAGTGCCGCAATGCGCCGGAACTGGCGCGTATCGCCCGCGACTGCGGTGTGCGCCTGCTGACCGTTCACGGTCGGACCCGCTGCCAGCTCTACAACGGCAGCGCCGACTGGCGGGCGGTGCGCGCCACCGTCGAGGCGACGGACCTGCCGGTGTTGGTGAACGGCGATATCGACAGCTTGGAGGCTATCGACCTGGCCTTGGCCCAGTCGGGCGCCGCTGGTGTCATGGTGGGGCGCGGCGCGCAAGGCCGCCCCTGGTTTCTGCGGCAGGCCATCGCCTGGCTGACCGAGCGGTGTCTGGACCCCGATCCAAGCCTGCCGGAGCAACGCGATATCCTGCTCGAGCATTACGATGCCCTGCTCAGTCACCACGGCAGGGTGATGGGCAACCGCATCGCCCGCAAGCACTTGGCCTGGTACGTGGCCGGTCTGACCGGTGCGAACGAGTTCCGCCGCCGGATCAACCGCGCCGAGGATCCGGGCGAGGTCCGCGCCTTGGTCCAAACTCTCTACGACCGCGCGTCTCAGGTAGGTGCGTCCCAAGTAGGCGCGTCCCAGGACAGCGCCACGGCTCCGGAGGTTCTGGCCGCATGATGTCCGCGCAGGCTCTTCGCCGTGTCATCTCCGGCAGCGACATCGATCACAGCGCGATCCTCAACGCTCTGTCCGAACCGCTATTCGTCCTCGATGACGGCGGTCGCTTCGTCTATGTCAATCTGGCGGCCGAGCAGTTTCTGGGGCAGTCGTCGAAAACGCTGCTGAGCCGGCCGCTGACCGATCTGCTGTCCGCCGACCACCCGATCTTCATGCTGGTCGAGCAGGCGCGGGCCGGCGGGCACTCCATCACGGAGTTCGGCGTGACCATCGAAACGCCGCGCATCGGCACCCGTCTGGTTGCGGTCGATGTGGCCGTCATCAGCGAGCATGAAGGGCACGTCGTGGTGGCTCTGCACGAGCGCTCGATCGAGCGCAAGCTGGACCACCAGCTCACCCATCGCAGTGCTGCGCGTTCGATCACCGGCATGGCCGCGCTGCTGGGGCACGAGATCAAGAACCCGCTGTCCGGCATCCGCGGTGCGGCTCAGCTTCTGGAGGCGTCCGCCGATCAAGGCGACCAGGTCTTGACGCGCCTGATCTGCGAGGAGGCGGACCGGATCGTCTCCCTGGTCGATCGCATGGAGATGTTCGCCGACGACCGCCCGATCGAGCGCGGTGCCGTCAATATCCATGAAGTTCTCGGTCACGTGCGCCGGCTCGCCGAGACGGGCTTTGCCGGCCAGGTGACCTTTCACGAGAGCTATGATCCGTCGCTGCCGCCGGTCTACGGCAACCGCGACCTGCTGATCCAGGCGCTTCTGAACCTGGTGAAGAATGCGACGGAAGCGGTGCCGAGGACCGGCGGCGAGATTCGTCTGGCGACCCGCTATCAACAGGGCGTGCGCCTGGCGGTCCCGGGCGGCGGCAGCCGTGTCGACCTGCCTCTGGTCGTCACGATTCAGGATAGCGGAACCGGGATTCCTCAGGACCTGAGGGCCAGTCTGTTCGACCCCTTCGTCACCACCAAGCCCGCGGGCAAGGGGCTGGGCCTTGCATTGGTTGCCAAAGTCCTGGGGGACCACGGCGGCACCATCGAGTTTGACAGCGATGAGAAGGGCACGACCTTCAGGTTGATGCTGCCGAAAGCGCCCTGAGGGTCAGACGCGGGAGACCGGCTATGACTGCAGCCAAAATTCTCATCGCCGACGATGACCGTGCCATCCGCACGGTGTTGTCGCAGGCTTTGGGACGCGAAGGCTACGACGTTCGCACGACCGATACGGCGGGAACGCTGTGGCAGTGGGTCAGGGACGGCGAGGGGGATCTGGTCATCACCGATGTGGTGATGCCGGATGACAACGGACTCGATCTGATTCCACGCATCAAAAAGGTCCGGCCGGAGCTGCGTATTCTGGTGATGAGCGCACAGAACACGCTTCTGACCGCCGTCAAGGCGACCGAACGCGGCGCCTTCGAGTACCTGCCCAAACCCTTCGACCTGCGGGAGCTGGTCGGCGCGGTCGAACGGGCTTTGTCGCAACCGCACGACGGGTCGGCCGCGACGACCGCGGCGGAGGATGACGAGAGGCTGCCTCTGATCGGCCGCTCGCCGGCCATGCAGGAGATCTATCGCGTTCTGGCGCGCCTCATGGGGACCGACCTCACGGTAATGATCTACGGCGAGTCGGGAACGGGCAAGGAACTGGTTGCCCGCGCTCTGCACGACTACGGAAAGCGCCGGACCGGAGCCTTCGTCGCCATCAACATGGCGGCGATACCGCGCGAATTGATCGAGAGCGAGCTGTTCGGGCACGAAAAAGGCGCTTTCACGGGCGCTCAGGCGCGCAGCGCGGGGCGTTTCGAACAGGCGGCGGGCGGGACGCTGTTCCTCGACGAGATCGGCGACATGCCGCTGGAGGCACAGACCCGGCTGCTGCGTGTGCTGCAGGAAGGCGAGTATACGACCGTCGGTGGGCGCACGCCCATACGGGCCGACGTTCGAATCGTCGCGGCCACGCACCGCGACCTTCGCCAGATGGTGCGCGCCGGCGAGTTTCGCGAAGACCTTTTCTACCGCCTCAACGTCGTGCCGATCCGCCTGCCGCCGCTGCGCGAACGCGCGGAAGACATACCGGAACTGGTCCGCCACTTCTTTCGCCAGGTCGGCGGCGAAGGTCTGCCGACGAAGACTTTGACGGCCGAGGCCAT
This genomic stretch from Algihabitans albus harbors:
- a CDS encoding two-component system sensor histidine kinase NtrB, giving the protein MMSAQALRRVISGSDIDHSAILNALSEPLFVLDDGGRFVYVNLAAEQFLGQSSKTLLSRPLTDLLSADHPIFMLVEQARAGGHSITEFGVTIETPRIGTRLVAVDVAVISEHEGHVVVALHERSIERKLDHQLTHRSAARSITGMAALLGHEIKNPLSGIRGAAQLLEASADQGDQVLTRLICEEADRIVSLVDRMEMFADDRPIERGAVNIHEVLGHVRRLAETGFAGQVTFHESYDPSLPPVYGNRDLLIQALLNLVKNATEAVPRTGGEIRLATRYQQGVRLAVPGGGSRVDLPLVVTIQDSGTGIPQDLRASLFDPFVTTKPAGKGLGLALVAKVLGDHGGTIEFDSDEKGTTFRLMLPKAP
- the dusB gene encoding tRNA dihydrouridine synthase DusB, producing the protein MGIRIDELSFAPVVLAPMSGVTDLPFRRLVKRLGAGLVVSEMIASQSMIRQTKESLKLSSSTPEEFPMAVQLAGHEPDVMAEAARLNADRGAAIIDINFGCPVKKVVNKLAGSAMMREPVLAGRIMAAVVKAVDLPVTMKMRLGWDDECRNAPELARIARDCGVRLLTVHGRTRCQLYNGSADWRAVRATVEATDLPVLVNGDIDSLEAIDLALAQSGAAGVMVGRGAQGRPWFLRQAIAWLTERCLDPDPSLPEQRDILLEHYDALLSHHGRVMGNRIARKHLAWYVAGLTGANEFRRRINRAEDPGEVRALVQTLYDRASQVGASQVGASQDSATAPEVLAA
- the ntrC gene encoding nitrogen regulation protein NR(I), translated to MTAAKILIADDDRAIRTVLSQALGREGYDVRTTDTAGTLWQWVRDGEGDLVITDVVMPDDNGLDLIPRIKKVRPELRILVMSAQNTLLTAVKATERGAFEYLPKPFDLRELVGAVERALSQPHDGSAATTAAEDDERLPLIGRSPAMQEIYRVLARLMGTDLTVMIYGESGTGKELVARALHDYGKRRTGAFVAINMAAIPRELIESELFGHEKGAFTGAQARSAGRFEQAAGGTLFLDEIGDMPLEAQTRLLRVLQEGEYTTVGGRTPIRADVRIVAATHRDLRQMVRAGEFREDLFYRLNVVPIRLPPLRERAEDIPELVRHFFRQVGGEGLPTKTLTAEAMAYLRNHTWQGNVRELENLVRRLAALYSQEMIDVGVIRSELAEAPGEIASGARLPTATPGGSLGESVERHLRDYFAAHKNELPASGLYERILREVERPLIELTLAATRGNQLKAAGLLGLNRNTLRKKIRDLDIEVVRGLK